One Ostrea edulis chromosome 2, xbOstEdul1.1, whole genome shotgun sequence genomic region harbors:
- the LOC130051563 gene encoding uncharacterized protein LOC130051563, translating to MKSRVFGNSPSPAVATYGLRKASSISDPCVQEFVNNNFYVDDGLISLPSASEAVNLMKKTQATLRENGHIRLHKIASNSVDFMEAFLMDDLEKNLKNFKVCETLPVQHNLGMSWDLNKDMFVFQIADNEKPLTKRRLLSTMKSLFDSLGFISPVTISGKIFQRELVPSGSDWNEPLSNDINKWRSWLDALQSMNGYHGPRMIVPTSVSTAHHVDVHVFSDASEQTIAAVAYLRVICESGDSTIGFLMGKSKLAPLKGHTMPRLELCGAVLATEVGEAISSYLSISLDRFHYYMDSKVVLGYISNTTRRFFMYVSNRVEKIHRISSPSQWSYASTDRNPADAATRHSNALDSSVNRWISGPEWLKHVSDETMAETFPLISPECDIEIRQEVVSMKTKLSINSLEPRFVRFDKWETLVKAILVLKIFILNRLKKN from the coding sequence ATGAAAAGTCGTGTATTTGGAAATAGTCCGTCCCCAGCTGTAGCTACATATGGCCTCCGCAAGGCCTCGTCAATCAGCGACCCATGCGTTCAAGAGTTTGTCAACAACAATTTCTATGTTGATGATGGACTTATCTCACTTCCAAGTGCATCTGAAGCTGTGAATCTCATGAAGAAAACACAAGCAACACTTAGAGAAAATGGACATATTCGTCTACATAAAATTGCTTCAAACAGTGTTGATTTTATGGAGGCTTTTCTTATGGACGACTTggaaaagaatttgaaaaactttaaagttTGTGAAACCTTACCTGTTCAGCACAACTTGGGGATGAGTTGGGATTTGAACAAAGATATGTTTGTGTTTCAAATTGCGGACAATGAAAAGCCACTAACTAAACGAAGACTTCTATCAACAATGAAGAGTTTATTTGATTCCTTGGGATTCATTTCTCCTGTGACAATCAGTGGGAAAATATTCCAGCGTGAACTTGTACCATCTGGAAGTGATTGGAATGAACCGCTATCTAACGACATCAACAAATGGAGATCTTGGCTAGATGCTTTACAGTCTATGAACGGTTACCATGGTCCACGTATGATCGTACCTACCTCAGTTTCTACTGCACATCATGTTGATGTTCATGTATTTTCTGATGCCTCCGAGCAGACAATAGCTGCTGTAGCATACCTTAGAGTGATCTGTGAATCTGGAGATTCCACTATAGGATTCCTCATGGGCAAGTCCAAGCTTGCACCCCTCAAAGGCCATACTATGCCCAGATTGGAATTATGTGGAGCAGTGTTAGCCACTGAAGTAGGAGAAGCTATATCAAGTTACCTGAGTATATCTTTGGACCGTTTTCATTACTACATGGATAGCAAAGTAGTTCTAGGATATATCTCGAACACTACCCGGAGATTCTTCATGTATGTCAGCAACAGGGTGGAAAAGATCCACAGAATCTCATCTCCATCACAGTGGTCCTATGCCTCTACAGACCGCAATCCAGCAGATGCTGCAACTAGGCACTCTAACGCATTAGACTCATCGGTGAATCGTTGGATATCTGGTCCTGAATGGCTGAAACATGTATCTGATGAGACTATGGCAGAGACATTTCCTCTTATTTCTCCAGAATGCGATATTGAAATTCGTCAGGAAGTAGTTTCTATGAAAACAAAACTTTCTATCAATTCGTTGGAGCCTCGTTTTGTGAGATTTGACAAATGGGAAACACTTGTAAAGGCCATTTTAGTTCTAAAAATCTTCATATTAAATCGGCTAAAGAAGAACTGA